A stretch of the Luteimonas sp. JM171 genome encodes the following:
- a CDS encoding inorganic phosphate transporter, with amino-acid sequence MLTLVLVVVFTALVFEYINGFHDTANSIATVVATKVLSPMQAVGMAAVMNLLGALAGTAVAQTIASGIIDAGVVDVGSQLILCALLGGIIWNLITWWFGLPSSSSHALIGGLIGAALAAAGMDFDVVIWSEPAEPVWRSAGVLWKVIIPMVGSPVLGFSAGFLMMGVLFFIIAMFARAGGVFARMVRPRWVNGFFGKSQIVSAASMGFAHGMNDAQKTMGIVALTLISAEAAGTLDNLPGFLGFLHPSDEALNEGGIDLWIKITCALVMAAGTAAGGWRIIKTLGHKLVKLHPIHGFAAETSAASVILGASALGIPVSTTHNISSAIMGVGTAKRFNAIKWGVVNKMVWAWILTIPMAGGMAYLLFRLLQAMGWA; translated from the coding sequence ATGCTGACCCTCGTGCTGGTCGTCGTGTTCACCGCGCTGGTGTTCGAGTACATCAACGGTTTCCACGACACCGCGAACTCCATCGCCACGGTGGTGGCGACCAAGGTGCTCTCACCGATGCAGGCGGTGGGCATGGCCGCCGTCATGAACCTGCTCGGCGCGCTGGCCGGCACCGCGGTGGCCCAGACCATCGCCTCGGGCATCATCGATGCCGGGGTGGTGGACGTGGGCTCGCAGCTGATCCTGTGCGCGCTGCTGGGCGGGATCATCTGGAACCTGATCACCTGGTGGTTCGGGCTGCCGTCCTCTTCCTCGCACGCGCTGATCGGCGGCCTGATCGGCGCCGCGCTGGCGGCGGCGGGGATGGATTTCGATGTGGTGATCTGGTCCGAGCCGGCCGAGCCGGTGTGGCGCAGCGCCGGCGTGCTGTGGAAGGTGATCATCCCGATGGTGGGCTCGCCCGTGCTCGGCTTCAGCGCCGGCTTCCTGATGATGGGCGTGCTGTTCTTCATCATCGCCATGTTCGCCCGGGCCGGCGGGGTGTTCGCGCGCATGGTCCGGCCGCGCTGGGTCAACGGGTTCTTCGGCAAGAGCCAGATCGTGTCCGCCGCCAGCATGGGCTTTGCGCATGGCATGAACGACGCCCAGAAGACCATGGGCATCGTGGCCCTGACCCTGATCAGCGCCGAGGCCGCGGGCACGCTCGACAACCTGCCAGGATTTCTGGGCTTCCTGCACCCCTCCGACGAGGCCCTGAACGAGGGCGGGATCGACCTGTGGATCAAGATCACCTGTGCGCTGGTGATGGCGGCCGGCACCGCCGCCGGCGGCTGGCGCATCATCAAGACGCTCGGCCACAAGCTGGTGAAGTTGCACCCGATCCACGGCTTTGCGGCCGAGACCAGCGCGGCGTCGGTGATCCTGGGCGCATCGGCCCTCGGGATCCCGGTCTCCACCACCCACAACATCTCCTCGGCGATCATGGGCGTGGGCACCGCCAAGCGGTTCAACGCCATCAAGTGGGGCGTGGTGAACAAGATGGTGTGGGCATGGATCCTGACCATCCCGATGGCCGGCGGCATGGCCTACCTGCTGTTCCGTTTGCTGCAGGCAATGGGCTGGGCCTAG
- a CDS encoding RNA methyltransferase, with translation MSDDPGNSPQAAAAGSAADRIRVVLVGTQHPGNIGAAARAMKTMGLRRLALVAPRHFPHAEAAAMAASAGDVLEGASVHADLAGAVADCRLVLGSTARDRRIALPQLAPREAAARVVDAAGGAEVALVFGRERTGLDNRELQLCHCAVHIPSDPECSSLNLGAAVQVLAYELRLALLEAGEVEGVGREQGDAIASHAELEGFFGQLHDTLDQIDFHKGRNPEAAMRKLRRIFLRTDLRAGEVRLLRGVLADAQRMARLAGR, from the coding sequence ATGAGCGACGATCCAGGAAACAGCCCCCAGGCCGCGGCTGCGGGCAGCGCGGCGGACCGCATCCGGGTGGTGCTGGTGGGCACCCAGCATCCGGGCAACATCGGCGCGGCGGCGCGGGCGATGAAGACGATGGGGCTGCGGCGGCTGGCGCTGGTGGCGCCGCGCCATTTCCCCCATGCCGAGGCGGCCGCCATGGCCGCCAGCGCCGGCGATGTGCTGGAGGGGGCGAGCGTGCATGCGGACCTTGCCGGGGCGGTGGCGGACTGCCGGCTGGTGCTGGGCAGTACGGCCCGCGATCGCCGCATCGCGCTGCCGCAGCTGGCGCCGCGCGAGGCGGCGGCGCGGGTGGTGGACGCGGCGGGCGGGGCCGAGGTGGCGCTGGTCTTCGGGCGCGAGCGGACCGGCCTGGACAACCGCGAACTCCAGCTGTGCCACTGCGCGGTGCATATCCCGTCGGATCCGGAATGCAGTTCGCTCAACCTCGGTGCCGCGGTGCAGGTGCTGGCCTACGAGCTGCGGCTGGCGCTGCTGGAGGCGGGCGAGGTGGAAGGCGTGGGCCGGGAGCAGGGCGACGCGATCGCCAGCCACGCGGAGCTGGAGGGGTTCTTCGGCCAGCTGCATGACACCCTGGACCAGATTGATTTCCACAAGGGCCGCAACCCGGAGGCGGCCATGCGCAAGCTGCGCCGGATCTTCCTGCGCACCGACCTGCGCGCGGGCGAGGTGCGGCTGCTGCGGGGCGTGCTTGCCGACGCCCAGCGCATGGCGCGCCTGGCGGGGCGCTGA
- a CDS encoding hemolysin family protein — MLEFLVVLVLIACNAFFALSEMSVVTSRKSRLKQQASDSRGARKALELANEPERFLSTVQVGITLIGILTGMFGGKAIGESIGALLLSAAPALSATVPFMQSSWAATIGLVLAVSLITYLTIIFGELLPKRLALLAPERIAALVALPMHGIARVAKPAVTLLSSSVQGLLRMLRLADTEAAQVSEEEIRLLVSESHEQGVIDAEERNMMNRVLQLGDRSAESLMTPRTRIAWLDASADFQENLATMRATPFSRYPVYRGSDADVIGILEVKSLLDRIDHGSFDLFRNLREPLFVSESTPALKLLEIFRGEKQSLALVVDEYGDITGLITVNDLLEAVIGRTSSGEGDDAKPLVVTRDDGSMLVDGSVTIDTMRELLGGIRLPDEEEHDFHTAAGMVIAHFGRIPNTGEWFEWEGWRIEVVDLDGPRIDKLLLQKLPEPAGDDD, encoded by the coding sequence ATGCTGGAGTTCCTGGTCGTACTGGTGCTCATTGCCTGCAACGCGTTCTTCGCGCTGTCGGAAATGTCGGTGGTCACCTCCCGCAAGTCGCGCCTGAAGCAGCAGGCTTCCGACAGCCGCGGGGCGCGCAAGGCGCTGGAGCTGGCCAACGAGCCGGAGCGATTCCTGTCCACGGTGCAGGTGGGGATCACCCTGATCGGCATCCTCACCGGCATGTTCGGCGGCAAGGCGATCGGCGAGTCGATCGGCGCGCTGCTGCTGTCGGCCGCGCCGGCCCTGAGCGCCACGGTGCCGTTCATGCAGTCCAGCTGGGCGGCCACCATCGGGCTGGTGCTCGCGGTGAGCCTGATCACCTACCTGACGATCATCTTCGGCGAGCTGTTGCCCAAGCGGCTGGCGCTGCTGGCGCCCGAGCGGATCGCGGCGCTGGTGGCGCTGCCGATGCACGGCATTGCCCGGGTGGCCAAGCCGGCGGTAACGCTGCTCAGCTCCAGCGTGCAGGGGCTGCTGCGGATGCTGCGGCTGGCCGACACCGAGGCGGCGCAGGTGAGCGAAGAGGAAATCCGCCTGCTGGTGAGCGAAAGCCACGAGCAGGGGGTGATCGACGCCGAAGAACGCAACATGATGAACCGGGTGCTGCAGCTTGGCGACCGCAGCGCCGAAAGCCTGATGACCCCGCGGACCCGGATCGCCTGGCTCGACGCCAGCGCCGACTTCCAGGAGAACCTGGCCACGATGCGCGCCACGCCGTTCTCACGCTATCCCGTGTATCGAGGATCGGACGCCGACGTCATCGGGATCCTGGAAGTGAAATCCCTGCTGGACCGCATCGACCATGGCAGCTTCGACCTGTTCCGGAACCTGCGCGAACCGCTCTTCGTCTCCGAGTCCACGCCGGCGCTGAAACTGCTGGAGATATTCCGCGGGGAAAAGCAGTCGCTGGCCCTGGTTGTGGATGAATACGGCGACATCACCGGGCTGATCACGGTCAACGACCTGCTGGAGGCCGTCATCGGCCGCACCAGCAGCGGCGAGGGCGACGACGCCAAGCCGCTGGTGGTCACCCGCGACGACGGCTCGATGCTGGTGGACGGCAGCGTCACCATCGACACCATGCGGGAGCTGCTGGGCGGCATCCGGCTGCCGGACGAGGAGGAGCACGACTTCCACACCGCCGCCGGCATGGTGATCGCACACTTCGGCCGCATCCCCAACACCGGCGAATGGTTCGAGTGGGAGGGGTGGCGGATCGAGGTGGTGGACCTGGACGGCCCGCGGATCGACAAGCTGCTGCTGCAGAAGCTGCCCGAACCGGCCGGCGATGACGACTGA
- a CDS encoding DUF47 family protein codes for MLSLQTIFGRGMQFYTLLEEAAEAAHDASKALHQLVRDPDREPALDAFRLARLRTRETSNQISQELVDSFITPMEREDIEALGSALYRIPKQIEKFADRYALAMQNLEHIDFAPRAAMLEQAAGVVVKMVRLLPKMKLEPMKALNDELRAIENEADRLMLEVYGDIYSGKHEPLQMFLLKEFFEILEKAIDRCREAGVVAYEIVLKNS; via the coding sequence ATGCTGTCACTGCAAACCATTTTTGGCCGCGGCATGCAGTTCTACACCCTGCTCGAAGAGGCTGCCGAGGCGGCCCACGACGCGTCCAAGGCGTTGCACCAGCTGGTGCGCGATCCCGACCGCGAGCCGGCCCTGGACGCGTTCCGCCTGGCCCGCCTGCGCACCCGCGAGACCTCCAACCAGATCAGCCAGGAGCTGGTGGACAGCTTCATCACCCCCATGGAGCGCGAGGACATCGAGGCCCTGGGCTCGGCGCTGTACCGGATCCCCAAGCAGATCGAGAAGTTCGCCGACCGCTATGCGCTGGCGATGCAGAACCTGGAGCACATCGACTTCGCCCCGCGCGCGGCCATGCTCGAGCAGGCCGCCGGGGTGGTGGTGAAGATGGTGCGGCTGCTGCCGAAGATGAAGCTTGAGCCGATGAAGGCCCTCAACGACGAACTGCGCGCGATCGAGAACGAGGCCGACCGGCTGATGCTCGAGGTCTACGGCGACATCTACTCGGGCAAGCACGAGCCGCTGCAGATGTTCCTGCTCAAGGAATTCTTCGAAATCCTGGAAAAGGCGATCGACCGCTGCCGCGAGGCCGGCGTGGTCGCCTATGAAATCGTGCTGAAGAACTCCTGA
- a CDS encoding inositol monophosphatase family protein, with protein sequence MLKPAVNVMIKAARAGGNVLVRHMHRLDALNVVEKDRHDYASEVDGLAEAEVIKELRRANPDYAILGEEGGAMKGNRGASRYTWVIDPLDGTSNYLRGLPHWCVSIALVEDGEPLHGVIFDPLRNELFTATRGSGAQLNERRIRIGERRDLNGALIGTGFAPRERARAGAQLECIRQLLRDAEDIRRTGSAALDLAYVACGRMDAYFEAGVKPWDIAAGALLVREAGGRVADFKGAPTGRMDTRGTASRQLLAGNVNITNPLQKAIADSGYAAAFTGMAQVAND encoded by the coding sequence ATGCTGAAACCTGCCGTCAACGTCATGATCAAGGCGGCCCGCGCCGGCGGCAACGTCCTGGTGCGGCACATGCACCGGCTCGACGCCCTCAACGTCGTCGAAAAGGACCGCCACGACTACGCCAGCGAAGTCGACGGCCTGGCCGAAGCCGAGGTCATCAAGGAACTGCGCCGCGCCAACCCCGACTACGCCATCCTCGGCGAGGAAGGCGGCGCCATGAAGGGCAACCGCGGCGCCAGCCGCTACACCTGGGTCATCGACCCGCTCGACGGCACCAGCAACTACCTGCGCGGCCTGCCCCACTGGTGCGTTTCCATCGCCCTGGTCGAGGATGGCGAACCCCTGCACGGGGTCATCTTCGACCCGCTGCGCAACGAACTCTTCACCGCCACCCGTGGCAGCGGCGCCCAGCTCAACGAACGGCGCATCCGCATCGGTGAGCGCCGCGACCTCAACGGCGCCCTCATCGGCACCGGCTTCGCCCCGCGCGAGCGGGCCCGCGCCGGCGCCCAGCTCGAATGCATCCGCCAGCTGCTCCGGGACGCCGAAGACATCCGCCGCACCGGCTCCGCCGCCCTGGACCTCGCGTATGTCGCCTGCGGTCGCATGGACGCCTACTTCGAAGCCGGCGTAAAGCCCTGGGACATCGCCGCCGGTGCCCTCCTCGTCCGCGAAGCGGGCGGCCGCGTCGCCGACTTCAAGGGCGCCCCCACCGGCCGCATGGACACCCGCGGCACCGCCAGCCGCCAGCTTCTGGCCGGCAACGTCAACATCACCAACCCCCTGCAGAAGGCCATCGCCGACTCCGGCTACGCCGCAGCGTTCACAGGCATGGCCCAGGTCGCCAACGACTGA
- the secF gene encoding protein translocase subunit SecF has protein sequence MALFPLNLIPAKPNIDFMRMRWVTMGAGLLLLVASVAAIGIQGFNFALDFTGGTSVTLRFQQPPDVDDVRERLAQAGHGNAQVQTFGSGADLLVRLRAEEEQLTVDQNSQLVEEVVAAVSTADNPAEVISSESIGSQVSAELASKAVNAIIFVLVGFLIYIGFRFEWKFAVVASATTFFDVLVVAGFWAATGREFDLTVLAGLLAVMGFSINDTVVVFDRVRENFRSMRADPLEVFNASINQTLSRTIITSVVFLLSVSALYFYGGGSLEGLALTQMIGAVVATLSSILLACPMLTVGFLRVTKQDLLPKARDEAALARRP, from the coding sequence ATGGCACTTTTCCCGCTGAACCTGATCCCGGCCAAGCCCAACATCGACTTCATGCGCATGCGCTGGGTCACGATGGGCGCGGGGCTGCTGTTGCTCGTCGCGTCGGTCGCCGCGATCGGCATCCAGGGTTTCAATTTCGCTCTCGACTTCACCGGCGGCACATCGGTGACGCTGCGCTTCCAGCAGCCGCCCGATGTGGACGATGTGCGCGAGCGGCTCGCGCAGGCCGGCCACGGCAACGCGCAGGTGCAGACCTTCGGCAGCGGGGCGGACCTGCTGGTGCGCCTGCGCGCGGAGGAAGAGCAGCTGACGGTGGACCAGAACTCCCAGCTCGTGGAGGAGGTGGTTGCCGCGGTGTCCACGGCTGACAACCCGGCCGAGGTGATCAGCAGCGAGTCGATCGGCTCGCAGGTGTCGGCCGAGCTGGCCAGCAAGGCGGTGAATGCGATCATCTTCGTGCTGGTGGGGTTCCTGATCTACATCGGGTTCCGGTTCGAGTGGAAGTTCGCGGTGGTGGCCAGTGCAACCACGTTCTTCGACGTGCTGGTGGTGGCGGGCTTCTGGGCCGCCACCGGCCGGGAGTTCGACCTGACGGTGCTGGCAGGGCTGCTGGCGGTGATGGGCTTCTCGATCAACGATACGGTGGTGGTGTTCGACCGGGTGCGCGAGAATTTCCGCAGCATGCGGGCGGATCCGCTGGAGGTGTTCAACGCTTCGATCAACCAGACGCTGTCGCGCACGATCATCACTTCGGTGGTGTTCCTGCTGTCGGTGTCGGCGCTGTATTTCTACGGCGGTGGGTCGCTGGAGGGGTTGGCGCTGACGCAGATGATCGGTGCGGTGGTGGCGACGCTGTCTTCGATCCTGCTGGCCTGTCCGATGCTGACGGTGGGGTTCCTGAGGGTGACCAAGCAGGACTTGCTGCCGAAGGCGCGGGACGAGGCGGCGCTGGCGCGGCGACCTTGA
- a CDS encoding MGMT family protein, translated as MDADTARERILAAVRAIPRGRVAGYGEVARRAGLPGRARLVARILSSNDDPALPWHRVLRSDGRIAMPAGSAGWREQGRRLRAEGVEVSAGRVRMPAQAPDEGLDALLWGPGPGA; from the coding sequence ATGGACGCCGACACCGCCCGCGAGCGAATCCTGGCCGCGGTACGCGCCATCCCGCGGGGCCGGGTGGCCGGTTATGGCGAGGTCGCGCGCAGGGCCGGCTTGCCCGGCCGGGCGCGCCTGGTGGCCCGCATCCTCTCCAGCAACGACGATCCCGCGCTGCCGTGGCACCGGGTGCTGCGCAGCGACGGGCGCATCGCGATGCCGGCGGGGAGCGCCGGCTGGCGCGAGCAGGGCCGGCGCCTGCGCGCCGAAGGCGTGGAGGTCAGCGCGGGACGGGTGCGCATGCCGGCGCAGGCACCGGATGAAGGCCTGGATGCATTGCTGTGGGGGCCGGGCCCCGGGGCCTGA
- a CDS encoding rhomboid family intramembrane serine protease has protein sequence MSNLPPVTKALLIINGVVFLLQFLLGSQLFFPFMLWPLGGASAGGMSFMPWQLVSYGFLHAGMFHLLFNMLVLYMFGAPLEYTWGQRRFLTYFLVCVVGAGLCQLVVVSWSLAQGGLPYPTLGASGGVFGVLLAFGMLFPNHRVMLLIPPIPMKARTLVIALGVIELIAGISGTRSGVAHFAHLGGMLFGWLLIQQWRGRPPFSRRPRGGGGGNVRRF, from the coding sequence TTGTCCAATCTTCCCCCCGTCACCAAAGCGCTGCTGATCATCAACGGCGTGGTCTTCCTGCTGCAGTTCCTGCTCGGGAGCCAGCTGTTCTTCCCCTTCATGCTGTGGCCGCTTGGCGGCGCGTCGGCGGGCGGCATGTCGTTCATGCCCTGGCAGCTGGTGAGCTACGGCTTCCTGCACGCCGGGATGTTCCACCTGCTGTTCAACATGCTGGTGCTGTACATGTTCGGCGCGCCGCTGGAATACACCTGGGGGCAGCGGCGGTTCCTCACCTATTTCCTGGTGTGCGTGGTCGGCGCCGGGCTGTGCCAGCTGGTGGTGGTGTCATGGTCGCTGGCCCAGGGCGGGCTGCCGTATCCGACGCTGGGCGCGTCGGGCGGGGTATTCGGGGTGCTGCTTGCCTTCGGGATGCTGTTCCCCAACCACCGGGTGATGCTGCTGATCCCGCCGATCCCGATGAAAGCGCGCACGCTGGTGATCGCGCTGGGGGTGATTGAGCTGATCGCCGGTATCAGCGGGACGCGCTCGGGCGTGGCCCATTTCGCGCACCTTGGCGGCATGCTGTTTGGCTGGTTGCTGATCCAGCAGTGGCGCGGGCGGCCGCCTTTCAGCAGGCGGCCGCGCGGCGGTGGCGGCGGCAACGTGCGCCGGTTCTGA
- a CDS encoding M13 family metallopeptidase — protein MPTIPFPPIRPLALAAAAVLLAGLSTGAGAQQAAAEPTACTDFHAFVNKDWMAANALPGPGIATASALQELRELTSRQQRELLDAAMAAPGNERQQALGNFWASGLDEAAVEAAGAQPIAPLLSRIDGIRRARDIPGVIAEVHQAGIPVAFEFNAGLDLADPTRYIGYFTQGGLGLPGPEYYSRQDADTGALLERYRGYVRAILGLTGVPEAELDAQTAAVIDMERHLAARWQPLAQMRDPRNNHALVEASSLRSQFRNLRLDQFLKALDVGAPQVSLANPDLFATLDYLVANNPVEQWKPYLRFHVANAMAPYLSQPFRDAEFEFHGRVLRGDAAPAGRPEQVLAAINNAAGPLLAQEYVAAHLPQATRERAQTVASQVRDALAQAVARSEWMDPASRAEAGRKLEALQIEVGAPEWPQDTALPRIGRESFGANMLAASAWRHAREMDRIGAASASRRWDVLPQEPAVAYDMARNKLVVTAAVLQPPVLDMSANPAAHYGSLGALVGHELGRSVDILGRHVDADGNVRNWWTAADETAWNDRAHGLATQYHAYPFPGSADAMVDGTRHRDANAADLAGVELAWAALQQADPQPAPESAQAFFRAWATLWRQQMSPAAVIRAAADQARTPNKWRANGPLANLPAFGETFGCDAGTPMRRPEAEQVRIWR, from the coding sequence ATGCCGACCATCCCCTTCCCGCCCATCCGCCCCCTCGCCCTGGCCGCGGCCGCGGTCCTGCTGGCCGGCCTGTCCACCGGCGCCGGCGCGCAACAGGCCGCCGCCGAGCCCACCGCCTGCACCGACTTCCACGCCTTCGTCAACAAGGACTGGATGGCAGCCAACGCGCTGCCCGGGCCCGGCATTGCCACCGCGTCGGCCCTGCAGGAACTGCGCGAACTCACCAGCCGGCAGCAGCGCGAACTGCTGGACGCGGCCATGGCCGCACCGGGCAACGAGCGCCAGCAGGCGCTTGGCAATTTCTGGGCCAGCGGATTGGACGAGGCGGCGGTGGAAGCCGCCGGTGCGCAGCCCATCGCGCCACTGCTCTCGCGCATCGACGGCATCCGCCGCGCGCGCGACATCCCCGGCGTCATCGCCGAGGTGCACCAGGCGGGCATCCCGGTGGCCTTCGAGTTCAACGCCGGCCTGGACCTTGCCGACCCCACCCGCTACATCGGCTACTTCACCCAGGGCGGCCTTGGCCTGCCGGGACCGGAGTACTACAGCCGCCAGGACGCGGACACCGGCGCCCTGCTGGAACGCTACCGCGGGTACGTGCGCGCGATCCTCGGGCTCACCGGCGTGCCGGAGGCCGAGCTGGATGCCCAGACCGCGGCCGTGATCGACATGGAGCGCCACCTCGCCGCGCGCTGGCAGCCACTGGCGCAGATGCGTGATCCGCGCAACAACCACGCGCTGGTGGAGGCCTCCAGCCTGCGCAGCCAATTCCGCAACCTGCGCCTTGACCAGTTCCTCAAGGCGCTGGATGTCGGTGCCCCGCAGGTGTCACTGGCCAATCCGGACCTGTTCGCCACGCTTGATTACCTCGTGGCAAACAACCCGGTGGAGCAGTGGAAGCCGTACCTGCGCTTCCACGTGGCCAATGCGATGGCGCCCTATCTCTCGCAGCCGTTCCGCGACGCGGAGTTCGAGTTCCACGGCCGCGTGCTGCGTGGCGATGCGGCCCCGGCAGGCCGGCCGGAGCAGGTGCTCGCCGCGATCAACAATGCGGCCGGCCCGCTGCTGGCGCAGGAGTACGTGGCCGCCCACCTGCCCCAGGCCACCCGCGAGCGCGCGCAAACCGTTGCCTCGCAGGTCCGCGATGCCCTGGCGCAGGCGGTGGCCCGCAGCGAGTGGATGGATCCGGCCTCGCGGGCCGAAGCCGGCCGCAAGCTGGAGGCGCTGCAGATCGAGGTCGGCGCTCCGGAATGGCCGCAGGATACCGCGCTGCCCCGGATCGGCCGCGAGAGCTTCGGCGCCAACATGCTGGCCGCTTCGGCCTGGCGCCATGCGCGGGAGATGGACCGCATCGGCGCCGCCAGCGCCTCCCGCCGATGGGACGTGCTGCCGCAGGAGCCGGCCGTGGCCTATGACATGGCCCGCAACAAGCTGGTGGTGACGGCGGCGGTGCTGCAGCCGCCCGTGCTGGACATGTCCGCCAACCCGGCGGCCCACTACGGCAGCCTGGGGGCGCTGGTGGGGCACGAGCTCGGCCGCAGCGTGGACATCCTGGGCCGTCATGTGGATGCCGACGGCAACGTCCGCAACTGGTGGACCGCCGCCGACGAGACGGCCTGGAACGACCGCGCCCACGGCCTGGCCACCCAGTACCACGCCTATCCGTTCCCCGGATCGGCCGACGCGATGGTGGACGGGACCCGCCACCGCGATGCCAATGCGGCGGACCTGGCGGGCGTGGAGCTCGCGTGGGCGGCGCTGCAGCAGGCCGATCCCCAGCCCGCGCCGGAGTCGGCCCAGGCATTCTTCCGCGCCTGGGCCACGCTGTGGCGGCAGCAGATGTCGCCGGCCGCGGTCATCCGCGCCGCGGCCGACCAGGCGCGCACGCCCAACAAGTGGCGGGCCAATGGCCCGCTGGCCAACCTGCCCGCCTTTGGCGAAACCTTTGGCTGCGATGCCGGGACGCCGATGCGGCGCCCCGAAGCCGAGCAGGTCAGGATCTGGCGCTGA
- a CDS encoding exopolysaccharide biosynthesis protein, giving the protein MTTDPGNPGPGSGERTGGGAGPGRARARHEAGTRALLAAFTVGDPDELLPLELLLAGLGKRVFGMLLVIAAIPAFIPVPGLAGAISGPLTVIVGLQLLLGMRRPWLPRFMSRRGPYRHTLIGFERRISPLLARIERHVRPRMSSVLDYRPAAMFTGLLVVLLGILLALPIPFTNYLFGALMLAFALALLERDGALMLACWGAGILAIAVFGVASGALAAATAHWVGLLL; this is encoded by the coding sequence ATGACGACTGACCCGGGCAACCCGGGGCCGGGGAGCGGCGAACGCACAGGCGGTGGCGCCGGCCCGGGCCGGGCGCGGGCCCGCCACGAGGCCGGCACGCGCGCCCTCCTGGCCGCCTTCACCGTGGGTGATCCGGACGAACTGCTGCCGCTCGAGCTGCTGCTGGCAGGCCTGGGCAAGCGGGTGTTCGGGATGCTGCTGGTGATCGCGGCGATCCCCGCCTTCATCCCCGTGCCGGGACTGGCCGGCGCGATCAGCGGCCCGCTGACGGTGATCGTCGGGCTGCAGCTGCTGCTGGGCATGCGCCGGCCGTGGCTGCCGCGATTCATGTCCCGGCGCGGCCCCTACCGCCACACCCTGATCGGCTTTGAACGCCGGATCTCCCCGCTGCTGGCACGCATCGAGCGCCACGTGCGGCCGCGCATGTCCAGCGTGCTCGACTACCGGCCCGCGGCCATGTTCACCGGGCTGCTGGTGGTGTTGCTGGGCATCCTGCTGGCGCTGCCGATCCCGTTCACCAACTACCTGTTCGGCGCGCTGATGCTTGCATTCGCGCTGGCCCTGCTCGAGCGCGACGGCGCGCTGATGCTGGCCTGCTGGGGCGCCGGGATCCTGGCCATCGCGGTGTTCGGCGTGGCCAGCGGCGCGCTTGCCGCCGCCACAGCGCACTGGGTGGGCCTGCTGCTGTAG